One genomic segment of Cottoperca gobio chromosome 21, fCotGob3.1, whole genome shotgun sequence includes these proteins:
- the ehhadh gene encoding peroxisomal bifunctional enzyme: protein MAQYTRVSGFVGLITLQNPPVNALSAPVRQGIVDTVQRALSDPEVKSVVICGQNGIFCGGADIKEFGTDMFGPPLIPMIHAIEAANKPVVAAIEGIALGGGLELALGCHYRIAHSKARLGLPEVTLGLLPAAGGSQRLPRLIGVPAALNLITTGRHVTAAEALQLGIVDQVTDHNTVDAAVKFALRVGGQSLDARRISTYPCPQQPDLDALFEDVMQKVRQSARGAIAPVACVQAVRAAATLPYTQGMEREKELMATLFTSGQARALQYCFFAQRAVGRWKMPNGARWDTSKPRPVHKAAVIGLGTMGRGITVALAQTGLSVIAVESQEKQLMEAKQAVSGMLERGAKRRGVAPVLDRISYSQDIQAVADVDLVIEAVFEDMALKTKVFRQLSAVCKPGTLLCTNTSALDVDQLASETPNPELVVGMHFFAPAHVMKLLEVVYGSRSSPEAVATAMQLGKKMGKASVAVGNCRGFVGNRMLKLYLEQASFLLEEGATPELVDGALEEFGFPMGVFRMSDLSGLDVGWRIRKGEGLVEPGMASGQSARIRQGRRYSPLGDLLYEQGRFGLKTSRGWYQYDKPGSRVARSDPWVHSFLEEYRARHGLVARNIDHQEVLERCLYAMINEGFHILEDGIAAGPEDIDVIYVFGFGWPRHRGGPMFYADMVGLAKVMEKLEHYHQAHPDVPYLQPSNLLRKLVASGSPPIHTWGEVIKKLHSQL, encoded by the exons ATGGCGCAGTATACTCGTGTGTCGGGGTTCGTCGGCTTGATTACTCTCCAGAACCCGCCTGTCAACGCACTCAG TGCACCGGTGAGGCAGGGCATCGTCGACACAGTGCAGAGAGCACTCAGCGACCCAGAGGTGAAGTCTGTGGTCATCTGTGGCCAGAATGGAATCTTCTGTGGAG GGGCGGACATCAAGGAGTTTGGGACAGACATGTTTGGACCTCCACTGATACCGATGATTCACGCCATCGAGGCTGCAAACAAGCCGGTGGTGGCAGCCATCGAGGGAATCGCTTTAGGCGGAGGCCTTGAGTTGGCGCTTGGCTGTCATTATCGAATCGCACACTCTAAA GCCAGACTGGGGCTTCCAGAGGTGACTCTGGGTCTGCTGCCAGCTGCAGGGGGAAGCCAACGTCTGCCAAGGCTCATCGGGGTCCCAGCTGCCTTAAACCTCATCACCACAG GCCGCCATGTGACTGCCGCTGAGGCACTGCAACTTGGCATAGTGGATCAGGTTACTGATCACAACACTGTGGACGCAGCTGTGAAGTTTGCCCTCAGAGTTGGAG gtCAGTCACTGGATGCTCGTCGTATAAGTACTTATCCGTGTCCACAGCAGCCTGATTTGGATGCTCTGTTTGAGGATGTGATGCAGAAGGTGCGTCAGAGTGCCCGTGGAGCTATAGCACCAGTTGCATGTGTCCAGGCAGTGCGGGCGGCTGCCACCCTGCCGTACACTCAGGGCATGGAGCGAGAGAAAGAGCTTATGGCCACTCTCTTCACCTCAGGCCAGGCCCGCGCCCTGCAGTACTGTTTCTTTGCTCAGAGAGCCGTTGGCAGGTGGAAGATGCCCAATGGAGCACGCTGGGACACGAGCAAGCCCAGGCCCGTACATAAAGCAGCTGTCATCG gTCTCGGCACCATGGGAAGAGGCATAACAGTGGCCCTGGCTCAGACTGGGTTGTCTGTGATCGCTGTGGAGTCCCAGGAGAAGCAGTTGATGGAGGCAAAGCAGGCGGTATCTGGCATGTTGGAGCGAGGAGCAAAGAGACGTGGGGTGGCTCCTGTGCTTGATAGGATCAGTTACAGCCAGGACATCCAGGCTGTGGCAGACGTTGACCTGGTCATCGAGGCTGTGTTTGAAGACATGGCCCTAAAGACGAAAGTCTTCCGGCAGCTATCTGCTGTTTGCAAACCAGGCACTTTGCTGTGCACCAACACTTCTGCACTAGACGTGGACCAGCTGGCCTCTGAAACCCCCAACCCGGAGCTAGTGGTCGGGATGCACTTCTTTGCCCCAGCCCATGTGATGAAGCTGCTGGAGGTGGTGTACGGGTCACGGTCTTCTCCTGAAGCTGTGGCCACTGCCATGCAACTGGGAAAGAAAATGGGCAAGGCCAGTGTGGCAGTTGGCAACTGCCGGGGCTTTGTGGGGAACCGCATGCTGAAGCTATACCTCGAACAAGCTTCCTTCCTTTTGGAGGAGGGAGCTACACCTGAGTTGGTCGATGGAGCGCTGGAGGAGTTTGGTTTTCCCATGGGCGTGTTCAGAATGTCCGACCTCTCTGGGCTTGACGTGGGCTGGAGAATCAGAAAAGGAGAGGGGCTTGTGGAGCCTGGTATGGCATCAGGGCAATCTGCTAGAATCCGGCAAGGCCGCAGGTACAGCCCCCTGGGAGACCTGCTCTATGAGCAGGGACGGTTTGGCCTCAAAACATCCCGTGGTTGGTACCAGTATGACAAACCCGGTAGTCGGGTTGCCAGGTCTGACCCCTGGGTGCACAGCTTTCTGGAGGAGTATCGAGCCCGTCACGGTCTGGTGGCCCGCAACATTGACCACCAGGAGGTGCTGGAGCGCTGCCTCTATGCCATGATCAATGAGGGCTTCCACATCCTGGAGGATGGAATAGCTGCAGGACCCGAAGACATCGATGTCATCTATGTGTTTGGTTTCGGCTGGCCCAGGCACCGTGGAGGTCCCATGTTCTACGCCGACATGGTGGGGCTGGCAAAGGTCATGGAGAAGCTGGAGCACTACCACCAGGCTCACCCTGATGTGCCCTACCTGCAGCCCAGCAACCTCCTCAGGAAGCTGGTGGCCAGTGGCAGCCCACCTATCCACACATGGGGGGAAGTCATCAAGAAACTCCACAGCCAGCTTTAA
- the tmem41aa gene encoding LOW QUALITY PROTEIN: transmembrane protein 41A-A (The sequence of the model RefSeq protein was modified relative to this genomic sequence to represent the inferred CDS: deleted 1 base in 1 codon): MRSLVGLIAVVVTASLYLYSLSLYLPAAPRRRPHTTAESEHVESEQPADSSGEPGRLKFPSDLEELRELAELLQFYKTEHTGYVLLLFCSAYLYKQSFAIPGSSLLNILAGAIFGPYQGLLLASVLTTVGSTMCYLLSQAFGKRYIANLFPDKVSMLQSKVEANQDCLFFFLLFLRFFPMTPNWFLNMSAPIVNIPITFFFSSVFIGLLPYNFICVQTGVMLSEVASLDDLFSWERLLQLLTIACMALLPGTLIRRFSQKRLKLDVQSQNGLITDKKVQ, from the exons ATGCGCTCACTTGTCGGACTAATCGCTGTTGTTGTTACAGCCAGCTTGTACCTGTATTCCCTGTCCTTGTACCTTCCTGCGGCACCGCGGCGACGTCCTCATACAACCGCCGAGAGTGAA CATGTGGAGTCCGAGCAGCCCGCTGACAGCTCCGGGGAACCCGGCAG GTTGAAGTTCCCCTCAGACTTGGAGGAGCTGAGGGAACTGGCTGAGCTCCTGCAGTTTTACAAGACCGAGCACACCGGATATGTCCTGCTACTCTTCTGTAGTGCTTATCTCTACAAGCAGTCCTTTGCCATTCCTGGATCCTCATTACTG AACATTTTAGCAGGAGCTATCTTTGGACCCTATCAAGGCCTGCTGCTTGCCTCTGTGCTCACCACTGTGGGCTCGACAATGTGCTACCTCCTGTCCCAGGCCTTTGGAAAGCGCTACATCGCTAACCTCTTCCCTGATAAAGTGTCCATGCTACAGAGTAAG GTTGAGGCGAACCAGGACTGTTTGTTCTTCTTTCTGCTCTTCCTGAGATTCTTTCCCATGACTCCCAACTGGTTTCTGAACATGTCTGCCCCAATTGTCAACATCCCCATCACCTTCTTCTTCAGCTCAGTCTTCATCG GCCTCCTACCCTACAACTTCATCTGTGTCCAGACGGGCGTCATGCTGTCAGAAGTGGCGTCGCTGGATGACTTGTTCTCCTGGGAGAggctactgcagctgctgaccaTCGCCTGCATGGCTCTGCTGCCCGGCACACTCATCCGCCGCTTCAGTCAGAAGCGTCTCAAACTGGATGTCCAGTCGCAGAACGGGCTCATCACAGATAAGAAGGTCCAGTGA